One Acidobacteriota bacterium DNA segment encodes these proteins:
- a CDS encoding VCBS repeat-containing protein yields the protein MTMTLDQAHLGTRGMRPAAFERRGGPRGRHRSSVEYAAALLLVCLVFLWPQPAGAQLVGDTPTAARAADGSYISWREHVIDEPATAGFGLSGSDGLVMADLDNDGFEDIVSVHESDSEYDSTVPDPDYVPDAEGHVRVAFGSADPDAWTNVTIAEGADAPAPEDADIADVNGDGYLDVVVAAELSHLIYLQNPGADARGAKWPRLILPMTKGRGSYIRVFLADLDGDGVPEMTAPNKGAQRPAPEDFARSTPVSIFSVEGDPLKGGNWTETVLGRYSVPQNAEPVDIDGDGDLDIVVGTRGENRILFFENPGDGSLDFREHAIGIYGARAAGFNLEYADLNGDGRLDIIGAAGGGLAWLEQPARIDDAWNAHVIGTFAPDSMTGLEVADINGDGRLDVMAGSYSRGPREGDGDVDKDDALGRIGWFEHPGDASGEWVRHDVSRRKRGMYDKFIARDVDGDGDVDFLGTRGNSAPYDGVFWLEQVRSETPHPAFERARSEDSPEMPLP from the coding sequence TCTGGCCGCAGCCGGCCGGCGCGCAGCTCGTCGGGGACACCCCCACGGCCGCGCGGGCGGCGGACGGCAGCTACATTAGCTGGCGCGAGCACGTCATCGACGAGCCGGCGACCGCCGGGTTCGGCCTGAGCGGCAGCGACGGCCTCGTGATGGCCGACCTCGACAACGACGGATTCGAGGACATCGTGTCGGTGCACGAGTCGGACAGCGAGTACGACTCGACCGTGCCCGACCCCGACTACGTGCCGGACGCCGAGGGCCACGTGCGCGTGGCGTTCGGCTCGGCCGACCCGGACGCATGGACGAACGTCACCATCGCCGAGGGAGCCGACGCGCCCGCGCCGGAGGACGCCGACATCGCCGACGTCAACGGCGACGGGTACCTCGACGTCGTGGTGGCGGCCGAGCTCTCGCACCTCATCTATCTGCAGAACCCGGGCGCCGACGCCCGCGGCGCCAAGTGGCCGCGGCTGATCCTGCCGATGACCAAGGGCCGCGGGTCGTACATCCGCGTCTTCCTGGCCGACCTCGACGGCGACGGCGTCCCCGAGATGACCGCCCCGAACAAGGGGGCGCAGCGGCCCGCGCCGGAGGACTTCGCGCGCTCGACGCCGGTCTCGATCTTCTCGGTCGAGGGGGATCCGCTCAAGGGTGGCAACTGGACCGAGACGGTGCTCGGGCGCTACAGCGTGCCGCAGAACGCCGAGCCGGTGGACATCGACGGCGACGGCGACCTCGACATCGTGGTGGGCACGCGGGGCGAGAACCGGATCCTGTTCTTCGAGAATCCGGGCGACGGCAGCCTCGATTTCCGCGAGCACGCCATCGGCATCTACGGCGCGCGGGCGGCCGGCTTCAACCTGGAGTACGCGGACCTGAACGGGGACGGGCGCCTCGACATCATCGGCGCGGCCGGCGGCGGCCTCGCCTGGCTGGAGCAGCCCGCGCGGATCGACGACGCCTGGAACGCGCACGTCATCGGCACCTTCGCCCCCGACAGCATGACCGGCCTCGAGGTGGCGGACATCAACGGCGACGGCCGCCTGGACGTCATGGCCGGCAGCTACAGCCGCGGCCCGCGGGAAGGCGACGGCGACGTCGACAAGGACGACGCCCTCGGGCGCATCGGCTGGTTCGAGCACCCCGGCGACGCCAGCGGCGAGTGGGTGCGGCACGACGTCTCCCGCCGCAAGCGGGGCATGTACGACAAGTTCATCGCCCGCGATGTCGACGGCGACGGGGACGTCGACTTCCTGGGCACGCGGGGCAACAGCGCGCCCTACGACGGCGTGTTCTGGCTGGAGCAGGTGCGCTCGGAGACGCCGCACCCCGCCTTCGAGCGGGCGCGTAGCGAGGACAGCCCGGAGATGCCGCTGCCGTAA
- a CDS encoding acyl-CoA desaturase yields MPAREIDFASADGISWSTATAFAIFHVLAVVALFNATWGAVLVAVALHWMCIGWGIGLGYHRLHTHRSYKTPKLVEYFFAVCATMTLQGGPIFWTALHRIHHQHSDRDGDPHTPRDGKWWSHMLWTIFGESLHGDTENLGKYAPDLMKDPFYRALSKWHWVPLVVLGLSLLAIGGLPWLLWGVFLRVVVGLHCTWAINSVTHIWGRRRFQTRDDSKNSFWVALFTFGEGWHNNHHAYPTSARHGMSWREVDLSWMQIKLMSWVGLAWDVRVPTPAQIANKAITAEQDIVGAVIEPAAGPVLGAPAQ; encoded by the coding sequence ATGCCCGCAAGGGAGATAGATTTCGCCAGCGCCGACGGGATCAGTTGGAGCACCGCCACCGCGTTCGCCATCTTCCACGTGCTGGCGGTCGTCGCCCTCTTCAATGCCACCTGGGGGGCCGTGCTCGTCGCCGTCGCGCTGCACTGGATGTGCATCGGGTGGGGCATCGGGCTGGGCTATCACCGGCTCCACACGCACCGCTCCTACAAGACGCCGAAGCTGGTGGAGTACTTCTTCGCCGTCTGCGCCACGATGACGTTGCAGGGCGGGCCGATCTTCTGGACGGCGCTGCACCGCATCCATCACCAGCACTCCGACCGGGACGGCGACCCGCACACGCCGCGCGACGGCAAGTGGTGGTCGCACATGCTGTGGACCATCTTCGGCGAGTCGCTGCACGGCGACACCGAGAACCTGGGGAAGTACGCGCCCGACCTGATGAAGGACCCCTTCTACCGGGCGCTGTCGAAGTGGCACTGGGTGCCGCTGGTGGTCCTGGGGCTGTCGCTGCTGGCCATCGGCGGCCTGCCGTGGCTGCTGTGGGGCGTGTTCCTGCGCGTCGTCGTCGGCCTCCACTGTACGTGGGCGATCAACTCGGTGACGCATATCTGGGGCCGCCGCCGCTTCCAGACCCGCGACGACTCGAAGAACTCGTTCTGGGTGGCGCTGTTCACCTTCGGCGAGGGCTGGCACAACAACCACCACGCCTATCCCACGTCGGCCCGGCACGGCATGTCGTGGCGCGAGGTGGACCTGAGCTGGATGCAGATCAAGCTGATGTCGTGGGTGGGGCTGGCCTGGGACGTGAGGGTGCCCACCCCGGCGCAGATCGCCAACAAGGCGATCACGGCCGAGCAGGACATCGTCGGGGCGGTGATCGAGCCGGCCGCCGGTCCGGTGCTCGGCGCCCCCGCGCAGTGA
- a CDS encoding type II toxin-antitoxin system HicB family antitoxin, protein MRSYTAVVERCPATRLYVGYVPGFPGAHSQGDTLEELNENLKEVIAMLLDDGWR, encoded by the coding sequence ATGCGGAGCTACACAGCCGTCGTGGAACGTTGCCCGGCTACGCGCCTCTACGTCGGGTACGTGCCCGGGTTCCCTGGAGCCCACAGCCAGGGCGACACTCTCGAGGAACTCAACGAGAACCTCAAGGAAGTCATCGCAATGCTTCTCGATGACGGCTGGCGCTGA
- a CDS encoding HAMP domain-containing histidine kinase has product MQRFGGGNRKRSIVLAALFGSGLIAVAVFLNVSFIVVNWRAGLLVLLGVITSVVLVGGLVLNTLFLIREIRRGEQHDAFIHAVTHELKTPLASIKLYLQTLRQRELAPGTRHEVIDTMLDDSDRLQRTIDQILLAGKTGDARRVDHPADVDVSEVVGECVSLAGKRHHLQNGEVAYVHRPPDGAFVVSGDRDELLAAVTNLVDNAIKYSGAQVRVAVEVARVGARRVAISVRDQGMGITGDELKRVFRRFYRLPAALRARVRGTGLGLSIVRAVARRHGGRAFAESRGAGRGSTFTLELPLKA; this is encoded by the coding sequence ATGCAACGCTTCGGCGGCGGCAACCGCAAGCGGTCCATCGTCCTGGCGGCGCTGTTCGGCAGCGGCCTGATCGCCGTCGCCGTCTTCCTCAACGTCAGTTTCATCGTCGTCAACTGGCGCGCCGGGCTGCTGGTGCTGCTGGGCGTGATCACCTCCGTCGTCCTGGTGGGCGGCCTGGTGCTGAACACGCTGTTCCTGATTCGCGAAATCCGCCGCGGCGAGCAGCACGACGCCTTCATCCACGCGGTGACCCACGAGCTGAAGACGCCGCTGGCGAGCATCAAGCTGTACCTGCAGACGCTGCGCCAGCGCGAGCTGGCGCCCGGCACCCGGCACGAGGTCATCGACACGATGCTCGACGACTCGGACCGGCTGCAGCGGACCATCGACCAGATTCTGCTGGCCGGCAAGACCGGGGACGCCCGGCGGGTCGACCACCCGGCCGACGTCGACGTGTCCGAGGTGGTGGGCGAGTGCGTGTCGCTCGCCGGGAAGCGGCATCACCTGCAGAACGGCGAGGTGGCCTACGTCCACCGCCCGCCCGACGGGGCGTTCGTGGTCAGCGGAGACCGCGACGAGCTGCTGGCCGCGGTCACCAACCTGGTCGACAACGCCATCAAGTACTCCGGCGCGCAGGTGCGGGTGGCGGTGGAGGTGGCGCGGGTCGGCGCGCGGCGGGTGGCGATCAGCGTGCGCGACCAGGGCATGGGCATCACCGGCGACGAGCTGAAGCGGGTGTTTCGCCGCTTCTACCGGCTGCCGGCCGCGCTGCGGGCGCGGGTGCGGGGGACCGGGCTCGGGCTGTCGATCGTGCGCGCGGTGGCGCGGCGGCACGGCGGGCGCGCGTTCGCCGAGAGCCGCGGGGCCGGCCGCGGGAGCACCTTCACCCTCGAGCTGCCGCTGAAGGCGTGA
- a CDS encoding PQQ-binding-like beta-propeller repeat protein — MTLLWSTWIGLPLLVPAAAPIAMVGALLGGLGILVWWAFFSGAAPIERWGAPLLMLAVSLATVPLLDVSISSSMMGLMFPVYTAPVLSLVFVAWAVATRRMADRPRRVGLVAAIVLASGFWTTLRTDGMTGDGRQELTWRWTETAESRLLATTAGERLAPPPGATMATTVDERLTPPPKATMAPSATNDANDADWPGFRGRNRDGVVRGIRIATDWDTSPPEALWRRPVGPGVGSFSVRGRQVFTQEQRGEQEVVSSYLLATGEPVWRHADPVRFWDSHAGAGPRGTPTVAGDRVYTLGGTGLLTALDARTGRRLWGRDMAAEHDVFSSGWGFAGSPLVVDDVVIVAAIGTLAAYDAETGAPRWSAPGAGDSYSSPHPVTLDGVPQVLLLTSAGVTSVAPADGTVLWTHDWPTSSRVVQPALTAAGDILVGADGFAGLRRVSATRTAGEHAGWATEVRWTTRGLKPYFNDFVAHEGHAYGFDGSILASVDLETGERAWKGGRYGHGQLLLLADQDLLLVLGERGDLALVDATPAGFKERARVPAIEGKTWNHPVLVDDILLVRNTEEMAAFRLTRQ, encoded by the coding sequence GTGACGCTGTTGTGGTCGACCTGGATCGGACTGCCGCTGCTGGTCCCGGCCGCGGCGCCGATCGCCATGGTCGGCGCGCTGCTGGGCGGGCTGGGGATCCTGGTGTGGTGGGCGTTCTTCAGCGGGGCGGCACCGATCGAGCGCTGGGGCGCGCCGCTGCTGATGCTGGCCGTGTCGCTCGCCACCGTGCCGCTGCTCGACGTCTCGATCTCCAGCTCGATGATGGGGCTGATGTTCCCGGTCTACACCGCGCCCGTGCTGAGCCTGGTCTTCGTGGCGTGGGCGGTGGCCACCCGCCGGATGGCCGACCGGCCGCGGCGGGTTGGTCTGGTGGCGGCGATCGTGCTGGCCTCCGGCTTTTGGACCACGTTGCGCACCGACGGGATGACCGGCGACGGCCGTCAGGAACTGACCTGGCGCTGGACGGAGACCGCCGAATCACGGTTGCTGGCGACGACCGCCGGTGAACGACTCGCGCCGCCGCCCGGTGCGACGATGGCGACGACCGTCGATGAACGACTTACGCCACCGCCGAAAGCGACGATGGCGCCGAGCGCCACGAACGACGCGAACGACGCGGACTGGCCGGGGTTCCGCGGCCGCAACCGCGACGGCGTCGTACGGGGCATCCGCATCGCGACCGATTGGGACACCTCGCCGCCGGAAGCGCTGTGGCGCCGGCCCGTCGGCCCGGGGGTGGGTTCGTTCTCGGTCCGGGGGCGGCAGGTCTTCACCCAGGAGCAGCGCGGCGAACAGGAGGTGGTGTCGAGCTATCTGCTGGCGACCGGCGAGCCGGTCTGGCGGCACGCCGACCCGGTGCGGTTCTGGGACTCGCACGCCGGCGCCGGCCCCCGCGGCACCCCGACGGTGGCGGGCGATCGCGTGTACACGTTGGGCGGCACCGGACTGCTGACGGCGCTGGACGCCCGGACCGGCCGGCGGTTGTGGGGGCGCGACATGGCCGCCGAACACGACGTGTTCTCGTCGGGGTGGGGCTTCGCAGGCTCGCCGCTGGTGGTCGACGATGTCGTGATCGTCGCGGCCATCGGCACCCTGGCCGCCTACGATGCCGAGACCGGCGCCCCGCGGTGGTCCGCGCCGGGCGCGGGCGACAGCTACAGCTCGCCGCATCCGGTGACCCTCGACGGTGTGCCGCAGGTACTGCTGCTCACCTCCGCCGGCGTCACCAGCGTCGCGCCGGCCGACGGCACGGTGCTGTGGACCCACGACTGGCCCACCTCCAGCCGCGTCGTGCAGCCGGCGCTGACCGCCGCCGGCGACATCCTCGTCGGCGCGGACGGCTTCGCGGGTCTGCGGCGCGTGTCAGCGACGCGGACGGCCGGCGAGCACGCCGGCTGGGCGACCGAGGTGCGCTGGACGACGAGAGGCCTCAAACCGTACTTCAACGACTTCGTGGCGCACGAGGGCCACGCCTACGGCTTCGACGGCAGCATCCTGGCCAGCGTCGACCTGGAGACGGGTGAGCGTGCCTGGAAGGGCGGCCGCTACGGCCACGGGCAGCTCCTGCTGCTGGCCGACCAGGACCTGCTGCTCGTCCTGGGCGAGCGGGGAGACCTGGCGCTGGTCGACGCGACGCCGGCGGGGTTCAAGGAACGGGCGCGGGTACCGGCGATCGAGGGCAAGACCTGGAACCACCCGGTGCTGGTCGACGACATCCTGCTCGTGCGCAACACCGAGGAGATGGCGGCGTTTCGGCTCACGCGGCAGTGA
- a CDS encoding response regulator transcription factor — protein MTAADGVTSRVLIVEDEEHLARGLKLNLEAEGFAAEVEENGEVALQRLVGAAAGAGGFDVVLLDVMLPGLDGFEVVRRLRAARQFVPVMLLTARSDTDDVLRGFEAGADDYLPKPFDLSILLARIAGLLRRRTWLRGDDGAGQEQELHEYRFADVVIDFRNQVLRRGKAEQPLTVMEATLLGYLVRHAGETVSRKSLLEEVWGVRHDTDTRTVDNFMARLRRYIEEKPARPRHLLTVRGVGYRFVEQPDGDG, from the coding sequence ATGACTGCCGCCGACGGCGTCACGAGCCGCGTCCTCATCGTCGAAGACGAGGAGCACCTGGCCCGCGGCCTCAAGCTGAACCTCGAGGCGGAGGGCTTCGCCGCCGAGGTGGAGGAGAACGGCGAGGTGGCCCTGCAACGCCTCGTCGGGGCCGCCGCCGGCGCGGGCGGGTTCGATGTCGTCCTGCTCGACGTCATGCTGCCCGGCCTCGACGGCTTCGAGGTGGTGCGGCGGCTGCGCGCGGCGCGGCAGTTCGTGCCGGTGATGCTGCTGACCGCCCGCTCGGACACCGACGACGTGCTGCGCGGCTTCGAGGCGGGCGCCGACGACTACCTGCCCAAGCCGTTCGACCTCTCCATCCTGCTGGCGCGCATCGCCGGCCTGCTCCGCCGGCGCACGTGGCTGCGGGGCGACGACGGTGCCGGGCAGGAACAGGAGCTCCACGAGTACCGCTTCGCCGACGTCGTCATCGACTTCCGCAACCAGGTGCTGCGCCGCGGCAAGGCGGAGCAGCCGCTGACCGTGATGGAGGCGACGCTGCTGGGCTACCTGGTCCGGCACGCCGGGGAGACGGTGTCCCGCAAGTCGCTCCTCGAGGAGGTCTGGGGCGTGCGGCACGACACCGACACCCGCACCGTCGACAACTTCATGGCCCGGCTGCGGCGCTACATCGAAGAGAAGCCGGCCCGTCCGCGGCACCTGCTGACGGTGCGCGGCGTCGGCTACCGCTTCGTCGAGCAGCCGGACGGCGACGGATAG
- a CDS encoding amidohydrolase family protein, whose protein sequence is MRGSMAGFLKVLAVLVAVAALAACAGSPSPPAEPGGLAIVGAQLIDGTGGDPIPDSVIVIRDDRIVAAGPRATTGIPAGAEVVDAAGQTVIPGLVDMHNHYGSDADAALEMLRTQLYFGVTTARSIGTDNPEQTALMLEAHAGRPDTPRMFTAGRGFTHPGGFNAGAQQPTSPDEAREMVRALAGQGVHFVKMWVNEMPEPNLKITPEIRTAIVDEAIANGLVPVAHIDEEADGRQLVEAGLSDFLHSTVRTFGPGSGAPMADPTPSAEFIRMCLDNDVSFTPTLSSVQNNWHFAEHPELLDDPELRAAMNPQALARWSDPEARAAVVEADDFEDRKAAFRQLQDFVKTMHDAGVRIALGTDSGTANVPMGWGTHHELELYVEAGLTPMEAIVAATATSAGVTPPVGEAEFGTLEAGKLADLVVLDADPLEDIRNTLAIDRVMQGGAWVNREGLLPVR, encoded by the coding sequence ATGCGCGGCAGCATGGCCGGATTCCTGAAGGTCCTCGCCGTCTTGGTCGCCGTCGCCGCCTTGGCCGCCTGCGCGGGCAGCCCGTCGCCGCCCGCCGAGCCGGGCGGCCTGGCCATCGTCGGCGCCCAGCTCATCGACGGCACGGGCGGGGATCCGATCCCCGATTCGGTCATCGTCATCCGCGACGACCGCATCGTCGCCGCCGGGCCGCGCGCGACCACCGGGATTCCGGCGGGCGCGGAGGTCGTCGACGCCGCCGGCCAGACCGTCATCCCCGGGCTGGTGGACATGCACAACCACTACGGGAGCGACGCCGACGCGGCCCTGGAGATGCTGCGGACGCAGCTCTACTTCGGCGTCACCACCGCCCGCAGCATCGGCACCGACAACCCCGAGCAGACGGCCCTGATGCTCGAGGCCCATGCCGGCCGCCCCGACACGCCGCGCATGTTCACCGCCGGCCGCGGCTTCACGCACCCCGGCGGCTTCAACGCCGGCGCGCAGCAGCCCACCTCGCCGGACGAGGCGCGCGAGATGGTCCGCGCCCTGGCCGGCCAGGGAGTCCACTTCGTCAAGATGTGGGTCAACGAGATGCCGGAGCCGAATCTCAAGATCACGCCCGAGATCCGCACCGCCATCGTCGACGAGGCCATCGCCAACGGCCTCGTCCCCGTCGCCCACATCGACGAGGAGGCCGACGGCCGCCAGTTGGTCGAGGCCGGCCTCAGCGACTTCCTGCACTCGACCGTGCGCACCTTCGGCCCCGGCAGCGGCGCGCCGATGGCCGACCCCACGCCCTCGGCCGAGTTCATCCGGATGTGCCTGGACAACGACGTCTCGTTCACGCCGACGCTGTCGAGCGTCCAGAACAACTGGCACTTCGCCGAACACCCCGAGCTGCTCGACGACCCTGAGCTGCGCGCGGCCATGAACCCGCAGGCGCTGGCGCGGTGGAGCGACCCCGAGGCGCGGGCCGCAGTGGTCGAGGCCGACGACTTCGAGGACCGCAAGGCGGCGTTCCGGCAACTGCAGGACTTCGTCAAGACCATGCACGACGCCGGCGTCCGCATCGCCCTCGGCACCGACAGCGGCACCGCCAACGTCCCGATGGGCTGGGGGACGCACCACGAGCTGGAGCTCTACGTGGAGGCCGGGTTGACGCCGATGGAGGCGATCGTCGCGGCGACCGCGACCAGCGCTGGCGTGACGCCGCCGGTGGGGGAGGCGGAGTTCGGGACGCTGGAGGCGGGGAAGCTTGCGGACCTGGTGGTGCTGGATGCGGATCCGCTGGAGGATATTCGGAATACGCTCGCGATTGACCGGGTCATGCAGGGTGGAGCGTGGGTGAACCGAGAGGGCTTGCTGCCGGTGAGGTAG
- a CDS encoding ATP-binding protein, protein MELLRQEYLNRLRRLLDAPAITAVTGIRRAGKSVLLRQFAASLRDDRQVVYVDKESFAFDALRTARDLIDHVESATRRGEPRVVIVDEVQQIVDWERAVASLNGEDRTEVVISGSNATLLSAELATLIAGRYITLQVFPLTLAEFGELYRQRPDATLDDAELFRLYLRIGGLPGLLHTDLSELVVDQMLADMVSTIAIRDVVRRHRIRDVALFEAILRFAVDSIGSLVSAKRIADFLKSQRRTAAVDTVLNYLAHLGDAFLLTAVPRFDVQGRKLLQVNQKHYLGDIGLRNGIIGYRERDIGGILENLVFLELRRRGYTVTVGVAGSREIDFVAERRSGRRYVQVAYLLESPATIERELAAFDAVRDAYPRVLLSLDPHQPADLQGVRHQSLTDFLRGAPLGASAGEEH, encoded by the coding sequence ATGGAGCTTCTACGCCAGGAGTACCTCAACCGCCTCCGGCGGTTGCTGGACGCCCCCGCGATCACCGCGGTGACAGGCATCCGGCGGGCCGGAAAGAGCGTCCTGCTGCGGCAGTTCGCGGCCTCGCTGCGCGACGACCGGCAGGTGGTCTACGTCGACAAGGAGTCGTTCGCGTTCGACGCGCTGCGGACGGCGCGCGACCTGATCGACCACGTGGAGTCCGCCACGCGCCGGGGCGAGCCGCGGGTGGTGATCGTCGACGAGGTGCAACAGATCGTCGACTGGGAGCGCGCGGTAGCCTCGCTGAACGGCGAGGACCGCACCGAGGTCGTCATCTCCGGCTCCAACGCCACGCTGCTGTCGGCCGAGCTCGCGACGCTGATCGCCGGCCGGTACATCACACTCCAGGTCTTCCCGCTGACGCTGGCCGAGTTCGGAGAGCTGTACCGGCAGCGTCCCGACGCGACGCTGGACGACGCCGAGCTCTTCCGGCTCTACCTGCGCATCGGCGGTCTACCGGGGCTGCTTCACACCGACCTGAGCGAGCTGGTGGTCGACCAGATGCTGGCGGACATGGTCAGCACGATCGCCATCCGGGACGTGGTCCGGCGGCACCGCATCCGCGATGTGGCCCTGTTCGAGGCGATCCTGCGGTTCGCGGTCGACAGCATCGGCAGCCTCGTGTCCGCCAAGCGCATCGCCGACTTCCTGAAGAGCCAGCGCCGAACGGCGGCGGTGGATACGGTGCTCAACTACCTCGCGCACCTGGGCGACGCGTTCCTGCTGACGGCCGTGCCCCGCTTCGACGTGCAGGGCCGAAAGCTGTTGCAGGTGAACCAGAAGCACTACCTGGGCGACATCGGCCTGCGCAACGGGATCATCGGCTACCGCGAGCGCGACATCGGCGGCATCCTGGAGAACCTGGTCTTCCTGGAGCTGCGCCGCCGCGGCTACACGGTGACGGTCGGCGTAGCGGGATCGCGCGAGATCGACTTCGTGGCGGAACGACGGTCCGGACGCCGCTACGTGCAGGTCGCCTACCTGCTCGAATCGCCCGCCACCATCGAGCGCGAGCTCGCCGCCTTCGATGCGGTGCGCGACGCCTACCCGCGGGTGCTGCTCTCCCTCGACCCGCACCAGCCCGCCGACCTGCAGGGCGTGCGACACCAGTCGCTGACCGACTTCCTGCGCGGCGCCCCGCTCGGCGCCTCGGCGGGCGAGGAGCACTGA